A stretch of the Perca fluviatilis chromosome 17, GENO_Pfluv_1.0, whole genome shotgun sequence genome encodes the following:
- the LOC120545316 gene encoding uncharacterized protein LOC120545316, with product MASKPIRGGREEPPDLSELINKLKELAASFLREFDSSEYRMTQIVRELRKITAEDRMLQERTDRERIAGYVTAALGLGLLVLAAPLKGEASLAAATAGAVATAGGGGVILNVNETKTMKEIERAKKIEELGKEFMEIVEPLKKDLEEIKRTCEKLEERSAELQAEKTLTDMEDFQRILRRVSEDKRGKEIPVMDYLCSRMVDDCEKMKKELKDLTEK from the coding sequence ATGGCTTCAAAACCAATAAGAGGGGGCAGGGAAGAACCTCCTGATCTGTCtgaattaataaacaaactCAAAGAACTTGCCGCTTCATTCCTCAGAGAGTTTGACAGCAGTGAATACAGGATGACACAGATTGTTAGAGAGTTAAGGAAGATCACTGCTGAAGACAGAATGTTGCAGGAGAGAACAGATAGAGAAAGAATAGCAGGATATGTTACTGCAGCACTAGGACTGGGACTCCTGGTCCTTGCAGCTCCGCTCAAGGGGGAGGCGAgtttagcagcagcaacagcaggagCAGTAGcaacagcaggaggaggaggtgttaTTCTTAatgtaaatgaaacaaaaacaatgaaagagATCGAAAGAGCAAAGAAAATAGAAGAACTGGGGAAAGAGTTCATGGAGATTGTTGAACCACTGAAGAAGGACCTGGAAGAAATAAAGAGGACGTGTGAGAAGTTGGAGGAAAGATCAGCTGAACTTCAGGCTGAAAAGACTCTGACAGACATGGAGGACTTTCAGAGGATTCTGAGACGAGTTTCTGAAgataaaagaggaaaagaaatccCAGTAATGGATTATCTGTGTAGCAGGATGGTTGATGACTGTGAAAAGATGAAGAAAGAACTCAAAGACCTCACTGAAAAGTAA